The genomic stretch GGGTACACCATCGCGTTGACCACCCGGGTGCGCAGCGCGCGCGAGCGCTCCAGGTAGTCGGCCAGCCGTTGCAGCGTCTCGTGCAGGCTGCCGCCCGCCTCGCCGGCGCGCACCATGTTCACGTACAGCCGGCCGAACGCGCCGTGCTGGCGCTCCAGCGCCGTGGACAGCGAGGCGCCGCCGCGCACCGCTTCGCGGAGGTCCTCCACGATGCGCCGCGCCGCCTCGTCTTCCGGCAGTTCAAGCAGGATGCCCAGCGCCCGATCCAGCGGCTGTCCGGCCCCCAGCAGCGTGGCCAGCTGCTGGGTGAACTGGACCAGCCGCGCACCGGCGAACGGCCTGGGCTTGAACAGCGCGCGCCACGGCGCCTCTCCGCCTGCCTGCGCAGCGGGCTTCGCTTCCACCGGAAGATGGCCCTGCTCCTGCAGGCGCGCCGCCACCTCGGCCTCGCCGGCGGCTTCCATCTGCCCGTCCAGCAGCTCGCCGCGCGCGTTCAGCGCCTTGTAGCGGTACAGCGCCATCTCACGCGTCTTCCGTCACGCGCAGCACTTCCTCGATGGTGGTCTCGCCGCGCAGCGCCTTGGCGATGCCGACCTCGTACATCGTCGCCATGCCGGCCTCGCGCGCGAGCTTCTCGATCTCGTCCATGCCGGCGTGGCGCATCACCGCGCGGCGCACCGCGTCGTCCATCACCAGCAGTTCCATGATGGTGGTGCGGCCAAGGTAGCCGGTGGCAGACAGCGCGGACGGCACCGCCCTGTACAGGAAGATCTCGCCCTGCGGCTGGAAGCGGCGCAGGCCGAACTTCTCGATTTCCTCCGGCGACGCCGGGTACTTCTGCGCGTGCATCGGCTCCAGCCGGCGCACCAGCCGCTGGGCGACGATGCCGTTGACGGTGGAGGTGAGCAGGTAGTCTTCCACCCCCATGTCCAGCAGGCGGGTGATGCCGCCGGCGGCGTTGTTGGTGTGCAGCGTGCTCAGCACCAGGTGGCCGGTGAGCGCGGACTGGATGGCGATGCGCGCGGTTTCCAGGTCGCGCATTTCGCCGATCATGATGATGTCCGGATCCTGGCGCACGATGCTGCGCAGCGCGCTGGCGAAATCCAGCCCGATCGCCGGCTTGGCCTGGATCTGGTTGATGCCCTCGATCTGGTATTCCACCGGGTCTTCGACGGTGATGATCTTGACCTTCGGCGTGTTGAGCCTGCTCAGCGCGGTGTACAGCGTGGTGGTCTTGCCGGAGCCGGTCGGGCCGGTCACCAGCAGGATGCCGTGCGGCTGCTCCAGTACCTTCTGGAAGCGCGGCATGAAGGCCGGGCCGAAGCCGAGCCGCTCGAAATCCAGCACCACCGTCTCGCGGTCGAGCAGGCGCATCACCACCGATTCTCCGTGCGCGGTGGGCACCGTGCTCACGCGCAGGTCCAGTTCCTTGCCCTGTACGCGCATCACGATGCGGCCGTCCTGCGGCAGGCGCCGTTCCGCGATGTTGAGCTTCGCCATGATCTTGATGCGGCTGATGATCGCGGCGGTCAGGTTGGTCGGCGGGCTTTCGCCCTCCTCCAGCACGCCGTCGATGCGGTAGCGCACCTTCAGCCGGTTCTCGAACGGTTCGACGTGGATGTCGGAGGCGCGCACCTCGACCGCGCGCTGGATCAGCAGGTTCACCAGCCGGATCACCGGCGCTTCCGAGGCAAGGTCGCGCAGGTGTTCGATGTCGTCGGGGCCGGCCTCGCCTTCCGCACCCTCGACGATGCCTTCCATCGTGCTGCGGCCCTGGCCGTGCCAGCGCTCGATCAGCTCGTCGATCTCCGAACGCACCGCCACCGCCGCACGCACCGCACGCCCGACTGCCAGCCGCACCGCGTCCAGCACGTAGGCGTCCTGGGGATCGGCCAGCAGCACGTCGACGCCGGCCGCGTCCGCCGCCACCGGCACCACGTGGAACTGCTGCATGAACTTCACGCCCAGCGCCACCTCTTCTGGCGGCAGTTCCGGCACGTCCTTGCCGCTGCGCAGCGGCAGGTCCAGCGCAGCCGCGCAGGCCTCGGCGTGGTCGCGCTCGGACACCAGTCCCAGCCGCGCCAGCAGGTGCAGCAGACTGCCGCCGTCCTCCCCGTGCAGCCGCCGCGCGCGCGCCAGGTCCGGCTCCTTCAGCTTGCCGTGCTGCAGCAGCAGGGCGACGATGCGTTCGTCCGCATCCGCCTGCACCGGCTCGAACTGACTTGCAACTGCGTTCACGCACGGCACTCCAACGGTCCGTCGCGGACTTTAGCAGGCCGCGGGCCGGCGCCGAAACGACGACGCCCGGTGGCTTGCGGGCCACCGGGCGTTCAATGGGTTCCCCACCGGCATTGCTCGATCAGCCCGGCCCGACGGCATGCAGACCGTCGGGCGTTCGCGGGCTCGCGGCTAGCGCCGCTCGAGTTCCCCGCTCACCCAACCCACACCCTCGCGTTGCGGAACATCCGCTGCCACGGCGAATCTTCCGGCCAGTCGGCGGGCGCCCAGCTGAAGTTGGCGCTGCGCAGGGTGCGCTCGGGGTGTGGCATCAGCAGGGTGGCGCGGCCGTCGCGGCTGGCCACGCCGGCGATGCCGTCGGGCGAGCCGTTCGGGTTGGCCGGGTAGCTGTCGGCGATACGGCCGCCCTCGACGTAGCGCGCGGCCACGTCGACCGCGCCCTGGTCGATCACATTGGCGAACACCGCCCGACCTTCGCCGTGCGCCACCGCCACCGGGATGCGCGAGCCGGCCATGCCGCGCAGGAACAACGAGGGTGATTCGCCCACCTCCAGCAGCGCCAGCCGCGCTTCGTACTGCTCGCTGGCATTGCGCTGGAAGGTCGGCCAGTGCTCGGCGCCGGGGATGATGTCGCGCAGCTGGGCCATCATCTGGCAGCCGTTGCAGATGCCCAGCGAGAAGCTGTCCGCGCGGGCGAAGAAGGCGGCGAACATCTCGCGCAGCGCAGTGCGCTCGAGGATCGACGTCGCCCAG from Thermomonas sp. XSG encodes the following:
- the gspE gene encoding type II secretion system ATPase GspE, encoding MNAVASQFEPVQADADERIVALLLQHGKLKEPDLARARRLHGEDGGSLLHLLARLGLVSERDHAEACAAALDLPLRSGKDVPELPPEEVALGVKFMQQFHVVPVAADAAGVDVLLADPQDAYVLDAVRLAVGRAVRAAVAVRSEIDELIERWHGQGRSTMEGIVEGAEGEAGPDDIEHLRDLASEAPVIRLVNLLIQRAVEVRASDIHVEPFENRLKVRYRIDGVLEEGESPPTNLTAAIISRIKIMAKLNIAERRLPQDGRIVMRVQGKELDLRVSTVPTAHGESVVMRLLDRETVVLDFERLGFGPAFMPRFQKVLEQPHGILLVTGPTGSGKTTTLYTALSRLNTPKVKIITVEDPVEYQIEGINQIQAKPAIGLDFASALRSIVRQDPDIIMIGEMRDLETARIAIQSALTGHLVLSTLHTNNAAGGITRLLDMGVEDYLLTSTVNGIVAQRLVRRLEPMHAQKYPASPEEIEKFGLRRFQPQGEIFLYRAVPSALSATGYLGRTTIMELLVMDDAVRRAVMRHAGMDEIEKLAREAGMATMYEVGIAKALRGETTIEEVLRVTEDA